In Frondihabitans sp. PAMC 28766, a genomic segment contains:
- a CDS encoding Asp23/Gls24 family envelope stress response protein yields the protein MSDNHSSDDSTPTPTPAEGTDAAQGPGDHLIVDGVLVEQIEEPDDLDGFTLDDLADYLDSGRIPVNPAIESSPGCQMALSALDRLQHVTWSMLEAEAKESPERDNIWIAGLLDNIRQEIRSGRDIPLTSPDPTVRMMLSEGSVRGLVRAACDQVDGVLIGRCVLTGDVTIPGEPIDVDVTASVGWGENLHQLARELRSLIRTALARHTELNVKAVNVTIQDIHTRRTRNSKDRS from the coding sequence ATGAGTGACAACCACAGCTCCGACGACTCCACCCCCACCCCCACCCCTGCCGAAGGAACCGATGCGGCGCAGGGGCCCGGCGACCACCTGATCGTCGACGGGGTGCTTGTCGAACAGATCGAAGAACCGGACGACCTCGACGGATTCACCCTCGACGATCTCGCCGACTACCTCGACTCCGGTCGGATCCCGGTCAACCCGGCAATCGAAAGCTCCCCAGGGTGCCAGATGGCCCTGAGCGCCTTGGACCGACTCCAGCACGTCACTTGGTCCATGCTCGAGGCGGAAGCGAAGGAGTCGCCCGAGCGAGACAACATCTGGATCGCCGGGCTCCTCGACAACATCCGCCAGGAGATCCGCTCCGGACGCGACATCCCGTTGACGAGCCCCGATCCGACGGTGCGAATGATGCTCAGCGAGGGCAGTGTCCGCGGTCTCGTCCGTGCTGCGTGCGACCAGGTCGATGGTGTCCTCATCGGCCGCTGCGTCCTCACAGGAGATGTCACCATTCCCGGCGAACCGATCGACGTCGACGTCACCGCCAGCGTCGGATGGGGTGAGAACCTCCACCAGCTTGCACGCGAGTTGCGGTCCCTGATCAGGACGGCGCTCGCTCGTCACACTGAGCTGAACGTCAAGGCCGTCAACGTCACGATCCAAGACATCCACACCCGAAGAACACGCAACAGCAAGGACCGCTCATGA
- a CDS encoding Asp23/Gls24 family envelope stress response protein, which produces MADITPNTVPHTEHRGAAATPVVAVSTTPVSAAPVDLDDGKTVIQENVVAKIAGIAARGVPGVYALGGGVARAFGVLRDATNNTDLTQGVSVQVGENDVTADLSLVVLYPAKIHEVAAEARKAVIEAITDLAGMDVVEVNVTITDVHIPDDDDEAPTATTAVTDTVGSAKAAVASSVNDVMDTATQKLDETKAVVSDKVDDAKDSVADATDQIKGN; this is translated from the coding sequence ATGGCAGACATCACGCCCAACACCGTCCCTCACACCGAGCACCGGGGCGCCGCCGCCACACCAGTCGTGGCGGTCTCGACTACGCCCGTCTCAGCCGCACCCGTGGACCTCGATGACGGCAAGACCGTCATCCAGGAGAACGTCGTCGCGAAGATCGCCGGCATCGCAGCTCGTGGCGTCCCCGGTGTCTACGCTCTCGGCGGCGGTGTCGCCCGCGCCTTCGGTGTCCTTCGTGACGCCACCAACAACACAGACCTCACCCAGGGCGTCAGCGTCCAGGTCGGCGAGAACGACGTCACCGCCGACCTGAGCCTCGTGGTCCTGTATCCGGCGAAGATCCACGAAGTCGCCGCCGAGGCCCGCAAGGCCGTCATCGAAGCGATCACCGACCTCGCTGGCATGGACGTGGTCGAGGTCAACGTCACGATCACCGACGTGCACATCCCCGACGACGATGACGAAGCGCCCACAGCGACCACTGCCGTCACCGACACGGTCGGCAGCGCCAAGGCCGCCGTGGCGTCCAGCGTCAACGACGTCATGGACACCGCCACCCAGAAGCTCGACGAGACCAAGGCCGTCGTCTCCGACAAGGTCGACGACGCCAAGGACAGCGTCGCCGACGCCACCGACCAGATCAAAGGAAACTGA
- a CDS encoding RNA polymerase sigma factor: protein MREAQQNQLLLEAPDGLLAERAADGDIDAFEVLARRYGPLMRVYAAKLLGSDVESDDVVQEAFLTAWRQLDHLTEPQAVKSWLMRMVTNRAIDRMRVRKNHDDIDDYEPPTRSSDDPERLVEAKMQMQALSRALTNLPENQRQAWVLKELAGCSYGEIADTLGLPASTVRGILVRARKTLMHEMEEWR from the coding sequence GTGCGTGAGGCGCAGCAGAATCAGCTCCTTCTCGAGGCGCCTGACGGTCTTCTCGCCGAACGCGCCGCCGATGGAGACATCGATGCGTTCGAGGTTCTCGCCCGCCGGTACGGCCCCCTGATGCGCGTGTATGCGGCGAAGCTACTCGGCTCCGATGTGGAATCCGACGATGTCGTCCAGGAGGCGTTCCTCACCGCCTGGCGTCAGCTGGACCATCTGACGGAGCCGCAGGCGGTGAAGTCGTGGCTGATGCGCATGGTCACCAACCGGGCCATCGACCGGATGCGGGTCCGCAAAAACCACGACGACATCGACGACTACGAACCCCCGACCAGGTCCTCCGACGACCCGGAGCGGTTGGTGGAGGCGAAGATGCAGATGCAAGCACTGTCTCGAGCGCTGACGAACCTCCCCGAGAATCAACGTCAGGCCTGGGTTCTGAAAGAATTGGCGGGTTGCAGCTACGGCGAGATCGCCGACACGCTCGGTCTGCCCGCCTCAACGGTCCGCGGAATTCTGGTCAGGGCCAGAAAGACATTGATGCATGAGATGGAGGAATGGCGATGA